The Impatiens glandulifera chromosome 3, dImpGla2.1, whole genome shotgun sequence genome contains a region encoding:
- the LOC124932775 gene encoding uncharacterized protein LOC124932775, whose translation MSALVWLLVFLSLHVCNARHHLVHREKIGNELYNHNKDSKAPCMELDKLFKLGKKTKASSSLEIIPELTIISLKEKCNIIVRRKLGLELEEGKKSANSMEEQEEDIDVMDYTQPHRKPPIHNKETLN comes from the exons ATGTCGGCTCTTGTGTGGCTGTTGGTTTTCCTTTCTTTGCATGTGTGCAATGCCCGCCATCATCTTGTCCATAGAGAGAAAATTGGGAATGAATTATACAATCATAATAAGGATAGTAAGGCACCATGCATGGAACTAGACAAGCTCTTCAAATTAG GAAAGAAGACTAAAGCCTCATCTTCACTAGAGATCATTCCAGAATTGACAATCATAAGTTTAAAAGAG AAATGCAACATTATAGTTAGAAGGAAACTTGGATTAGAGCTTGAGGAAGGCAAGAAAAGTGCAAACTCTAtggaagaacaagaagaagataTCGATGTTATGGATTATACGCAGCCTCATAGAAAACCACCTATTCATAATAAAGAgacccttaattaa
- the LOC124930441 gene encoding germin-like protein 9-3 — protein MASRSEFIIFFMTLSFASIFHMAMAGDPDILTDFIVPLGSPVDENLFTFTGMRQLVGAPPPEKFKVLKASMAEFPILNGQSVSMAVLQYSGGSVNPPHTHPRASELLFLLEGSLQVGIVDTTNKLYTQTLQVGDIFVFPKGLVHFQYNVDANNTAFAISAFGSASAGTVSIPSAVFNTSISDAILAKSFKTDVSTIQKLKAGLSH, from the coding sequence ATGGCTTCAAGATCcgagtttataatattttttatgacaCTATCATTTGCATCAATCTTCCACATGGCCATGGCAGGCGATCCGGATATCCTCACAGATTTTATAGTTCCACTAGGTTCTCCTGTCGACGAAAACCTCTTCACTTTTACCGGGATGCGACAACTAGTTGGTGCCCCACCACCTGAAAAGTTCAAGGTACTTAAGGCTAGTATGGCCGAGTTCCCTATACTTAATGGTCAAAGTGTCTCCATGGCCGTGTTGCAGTACTCGGGTGGCTCTGTTAACCCTCCTCACACACACCCTCGTGCTTCTGAGCTCTTGTTCCTCTTGGAAGGGAGCCTCCAAGTAGGGATAGTTGACACCACGAACAAGCTTTATACTCAAACTCTACAAGTAGGCGACATTTTTGTTTTCCCCAAAGGATTAGTTCACTTCCAATACAATGTTGATGCTAACAATACGGCTTTCGCAATATCTGCATTTGGAAGTGCAAGTGCTGGGACCGTGTCGATTCCTAGCGCAGTTTTCAACACTAGCATATCTGATGCAATCTTGGCTAAGTCTTTCAAGACCGATGTTTCCACCATTCAAAAACTCAAGGCCGGACTTTCCCACTAA
- the LOC124931035 gene encoding L-lactate dehydrogenase B-like encodes MHKTGSSSSLGPGGLDLTQAFFKSIAQTAPPSPTKHHTKVSVIGTGNVGMAIAQTILTQDLVDILALVDAKADKLRGEMLDLQHAAAFLPRVKILADVDYSVTAGSDLCIVTAGARQNPGETRLNLMQRNLSLFKSIIPPLAKYSPDAILLVVSNPVDVLTYVAWKLSGFPANRVIGSGTNLDSSRFRFLIADHLDVNAQDVQAYIVGEHGDSSVALWSSISIGGVPILSFLERQQIAYEKETLEKIHHDVIQSAYEVINLKGYTSWAIGYSVANLARTILRDQRRIHPVSVLASGFYGVNSGDVFLSLPAQIGRSGVLGVTNVHLTEEEGKKFRESAKTVLEVQKELDL; translated from the exons ATGCACAAAACTGGATCATCTTCATCACTAGGCCCTGGAGGTCTCGATCTAACGCAAGCTTTCTTCAAATCCATAGCTCAAACCGCACCTCCATCTCCAACCAAACACCACACCAAAGTCTCCGTCATCGGCACCGGAAACGTCGGAATGGCCATCGCTCAGACGATCTTAACTCAAGATCTGGTTGATATACTCGCCTTAGTCGATGCAAAAGCAGATAAACTCCGTGGAGAGATGCTCGATCTACAACACGCTGCTGCTTTCCTACCGCGCGTGAAGATACTTGCTGATGTTGATTACTCTGTAACCGCTGGATCGGATCTATGCATTGTTACTGCAGGTGCGAGGCAGAATCCTGGAGAGACGAGGTTGAATCTTATGCAGAGGAATTTGAGTTTGTTTAAGAGTATTATACCGCCGTTGGCGAAGTATTCTCCTGATGCAATATTGTTGGTGGTTTCTAATCCGGTTGATGTACTGACTTATGTTGCTTGGAAATTGTCTGGATTTCCGGCTAATCGTGTAATTGGATCTGGTACGAATTTGGATTCGTCTAGATTTAGGTTTCTTATTGCTGATCATCTGGATGTTAATGCTCAGGATGTTCAG GCCTACATTGTGGGGGAGCATGGCGATAGTTCGGTTGCATTATGGTCAAGCATAAGTATAGGAGGCGTCCCCATTCTAAGTTTCCTCGAACGACAACAGATCGCATATGAGAAAGAAACCCTAGAAAAGATTCATCATGATGTGATCCAAAGTGCATATGAAGTCATCAATCTAAAAGGGTACACATCATGGGCCATAGGTTATTCCGTGGCAAACCTTGCCCGAACCATCCTCCGAGACCAGAGACGCATTCACCCTGTCTCGGTCCTGGCCTCGGGATTCTATGGTGTCAATTCCGGAGATGTGTTTTTGAGCCTCCCGGCTCAGATTGGAAGGAGTGGAGTTTTGGGAGTGACGAATGTTCATCTTACGGAGGAGGAAGGGAAGAAGTTTAGGGAATCTGCAAAGACTGTTTTAGAGGTGCAAAAAGAGTTGGatctttga